One part of the Cyclobacteriaceae bacterium genome encodes these proteins:
- a CDS encoding HEAT repeat domain-containing protein: MNQEQLSGMIIDYIDGKLNTIDRQVIEMELAKKTEAYKLYVQLKEVMKVMDRSEELEPSAKLRNNFDTFLKAEIELNKNSKTVFFSPTWYRVAAAVALLIIGGGTGYWISQQNQQHNELIVLQKEMEETRRLVLAQMNNDQSASQRMLGVMAAYESVQANKPDDEIVEALVTSMNTDGNSNVRLAAVEALSKFTAEEKVRRALIESLATQNDPVIQIALIQLLVQMKEKNAMKSFKQIIEDEKSLPAVKDEAHAGIFKLS; this comes from the coding sequence ATGAATCAGGAACAATTATCAGGCATGATCATCGACTACATTGATGGTAAGCTCAATACAATTGATAGGCAAGTTATTGAGATGGAGCTTGCAAAAAAGACAGAAGCCTATAAACTGTATGTACAGTTGAAGGAAGTGATGAAGGTGATGGATAGGTCCGAAGAACTTGAGCCCTCCGCAAAGCTTAGAAATAATTTTGATACATTTCTAAAGGCAGAAATAGAACTAAATAAAAATTCAAAAACAGTGTTTTTCTCCCCGACATGGTATCGGGTTGCAGCGGCTGTGGCGTTGCTTATTATTGGTGGTGGAACTGGATATTGGATCAGTCAACAGAATCAACAACACAACGAGCTAATAGTATTGCAAAAGGAAATGGAAGAAACCCGTAGGTTGGTTCTTGCACAGATGAATAACGATCAGTCAGCCAGTCAACGCATGCTTGGTGTTATGGCTGCTTATGAGTCGGTGCAGGCCAATAAGCCCGATGATGAAATTGTGGAAGCACTTGTAACCTCTATGAATACTGACGGTAACAGTAATGTGCGGTTGGCAGCGGTTGAGGCATTAAGTAAGTTTACTGCTGAAGAAAAAGTACGAAGGGCACTGATCGAATCCTTAGCAACACAAAATGACCCGGTGATTCAGATTGCATTGATTCAGTTGTTAGTGCAGATGAAAGAAAAAAATGCAATGAAATCCTTTAAACAAATTATTGAAGATGAGAAGTCGTTGCCCGCTGTAAAGGACGAAGCACATGCAGGGATTTTTAAACTATCCTAG
- a CDS encoding 2'-5' RNA ligase family protein: MRTAVIKTQNPVQELFFMIAPPRHIASDVAVLKDDVHYLIGHDFDDRLSKAHISLFKYTGKHTEDMLEFVEEKAASFEAFNVFLKDFNVFYNGSKRTIYMDIVNKYPIREIFENLVKEDRDFTPSITIAKNLSSEDFLKCWPYLKELNYSNQHFLCDRITVLARNGKKWVHYKDICFGK, encoded by the coding sequence ATGAGAACAGCAGTGATTAAAACCCAGAACCCCGTACAGGAATTATTTTTTATGATTGCTCCACCCCGGCACATTGCCAGTGATGTGGCGGTATTGAAAGATGATGTGCACTACCTGATCGGGCACGACTTTGATGATCGCCTTTCAAAGGCGCATATCTCGCTGTTCAAGTATACAGGAAAGCACACCGAAGACATGCTGGAGTTTGTAGAAGAAAAAGCTGCTTCGTTTGAGGCCTTCAATGTGTTCCTGAAAGACTTCAATGTGTTCTATAACGGTTCGAAGCGTACTATTTACATGGATATTGTGAACAAGTACCCGATCAGGGAAATTTTTGAAAACCTGGTGAAGGAAGACCGTGATTTCACACCAAGTATCACCATTGCCAAAAATCTTTCTTCAGAAGATTTTTTAAAATGCTGGCCATACCTGAAAGAACTGAATTACAGCAACCAGCATTTTCTGTGCGACAGGATTACGGTGCTGGCACGTAATGGTAAAAAATGGGTTCATTATAAGGATATATGTTTTGGAAAATAA
- a CDS encoding DUF4097 family beta strand repeat protein: MKKQILAIALVLVAAGVFAQEYRLPKTSGKLMISEVNNVTIEGYDGKEIVFSSMDGAREKDKRAEGLRAISAMGLEDNTGIGLSVQDKGNTVEVYQMKKMEGPKVKIMVPKGVTVSYAHTSPYGSNVKFKNLTSEIEVSTVHNSVHLDNVTGPLAIKTVHGSIDVIFGSTINNPVSIVSVHGPVDVTIPVSTKANLAMTTSYGEMFVDPSIKIEFEDQGEWKKYGSNKVNGKLNGGGLDMKLSSTHNSIYLRKK; this comes from the coding sequence ATGAAAAAGCAAATTTTAGCAATAGCATTAGTACTTGTTGCCGCTGGGGTTTTTGCCCAGGAATATAGGCTGCCCAAAACTTCAGGCAAACTGATGATCAGTGAAGTGAACAACGTCACCATCGAAGGATATGACGGAAAGGAGATCGTTTTCTCTTCCATGGATGGTGCACGTGAAAAGGATAAGCGCGCTGAAGGCCTGCGTGCCATCAGCGCCATGGGTTTGGAAGATAATACCGGTATCGGTTTGTCTGTGCAAGACAAGGGCAACACGGTAGAGGTATACCAAATGAAAAAAATGGAGGGGCCGAAAGTTAAGATTATGGTGCCAAAGGGCGTTACAGTGTCGTACGCTCACACATCTCCCTATGGAAGTAATGTGAAATTTAAAAACCTGACCAGTGAAATTGAGGTATCGACAGTTCATAACAGCGTTCATCTGGATAATGTTACCGGCCCGCTGGCCATTAAAACCGTGCATGGAAGTATTGATGTGATCTTTGGCAGCACCATTAACAATCCGGTATCTATCGTATCTGTACATGGCCCTGTTGATGTAACCATTCCGGTATCAACAAAGGCCAACCTGGCCATGACAACCAGCTACGGTGAAATGTTTGTTGATCCATCCATCAAAATTGAGTTTGAAGACCAAGGCGAATGGAAGAAGTATGGATCCAATAAAGTGAATGGAAAATTGAATGGTGGCGGACTGGACATGAAGCTTTCCTCCACGCACAATAGTATTTACCTACGCAAAAAGTAA
- a CDS encoding DUF2490 domain-containing protein: MLRFIFVNTVFALAFSAFAQTKNIVTSEQTWLAYLNQTRLTHRSGIWLDLHARLTDDFAERMSQDIVRLGYVYYLHDNVRLTAGYAYITNFSGDDNIPNLHEHRPWQQVQWYDKRKYFNMMQYLRLEQRYKEHLVSGEVAGSYQFNYRVRYNMALTIPLKSGGVQPKTPFVFINDELMINFGKEIINNYFDQNRFFVGFGYQFTKGLNAHLGYLNVFLERPSGTDFINTHAIRLFVFHNLDLRKEK, translated from the coding sequence ATGCTTAGATTTATTTTTGTAAATACAGTTTTCGCATTAGCGTTTTCGGCATTTGCCCAAACAAAAAATATTGTAACCAGTGAACAAACCTGGTTGGCTTATTTAAATCAAACCCGCCTCACTCACCGATCGGGGATTTGGCTTGACTTGCACGCCCGGCTAACCGATGATTTTGCCGAACGGATGAGCCAGGATATAGTTCGGCTGGGGTATGTGTATTACCTGCACGATAACGTGCGGTTAACGGCCGGCTATGCCTACATTACTAACTTCTCCGGTGACGACAACATTCCTAACCTGCATGAGCACAGGCCCTGGCAGCAAGTACAATGGTATGATAAAAGGAAGTACTTTAACATGATGCAGTACCTGCGCCTTGAACAACGGTATAAGGAACACCTGGTAAGCGGAGAAGTAGCGGGGAGTTACCAGTTCAACTATCGTGTTCGCTACAACATGGCACTTACTATTCCCCTTAAAAGCGGGGGTGTTCAACCTAAAACACCCTTTGTATTTATTAACGATGAGCTCATGATCAATTTCGGAAAAGAGATCATAAATAATTACTTTGACCAGAACCGTTTCTTTGTAGGCTTTGGCTACCAGTTCACAAAAGGATTAAACGCCCACCTGGGTTACCTCAATGTTTTTCTGGAGCGCCCTTCCGGAACAGACTTTATCAATACTCATGCAATACGTTTGTTTGTATTTCATAACCTTGACCTACGTAAGGAAAAATGA
- the dinB gene encoding DNA polymerase IV, which produces MDRNIIHLDLDAFFVAVECKKHKALKGKPLIIGGQSRRGVVAACSYEARRFGVHSAMPMYLAMQLCPDALVISGDMEAYSKNSHLVTEIIADSVPMFEKSSIDEFYIDASGMDKFFGAFKWAKELRRKIIHESGLPISLGMSVNKLVSKVTTNEFKPNAEKQIPAGEEKEFLAPLAVEKIPMIGKQTSAFLYDMGVRTVATLCEMPLKFLVSAFGKNGISLWNKAHGIDDSPVVPYSEQKSISTECTFENDTIDVKRLKSILIAMVEKVAFQLREQKKLTSCVTVKIRYANFDTETKQIQIPYTASDHVLLHTVTQLFDKLYNRRMLIRLVGVRLSGLVHGNHQISLFDDTTEGIRLYEAIDKIKHKHGVEKLVRATTLGVGRRVRMEMNMFKGNLR; this is translated from the coding sequence GTGGACAGAAACATTATACATCTCGATTTGGACGCCTTTTTTGTGGCCGTAGAGTGCAAAAAGCATAAGGCGTTAAAAGGAAAACCTTTGATTATTGGCGGCCAGAGCCGCAGGGGCGTGGTGGCTGCCTGTAGTTACGAGGCGCGCAGGTTTGGGGTGCACTCAGCCATGCCCATGTACCTGGCCATGCAACTCTGCCCCGATGCGTTGGTGATTTCGGGCGATATGGAGGCGTACAGTAAAAACTCGCACCTGGTTACCGAAATCATTGCCGACTCGGTGCCGATGTTTGAAAAATCATCCATTGATGAGTTTTACATTGATGCCAGCGGCATGGATAAATTTTTTGGCGCGTTTAAATGGGCAAAGGAGTTGCGCAGAAAAATTATTCATGAAAGCGGCTTGCCGATTTCACTGGGCATGTCGGTAAACAAGCTGGTGTCGAAAGTAACAACCAATGAGTTTAAGCCAAATGCCGAAAAGCAGATACCTGCTGGTGAGGAAAAAGAATTTTTGGCTCCCTTAGCCGTAGAAAAAATTCCAATGATCGGGAAGCAGACATCGGCCTTCTTATATGATATGGGTGTGCGCACGGTAGCCACGCTGTGCGAGATGCCGCTGAAGTTTCTGGTGAGCGCGTTTGGTAAGAATGGCATTTCGCTATGGAATAAAGCGCACGGCATTGACGATTCGCCCGTGGTGCCGTACAGCGAACAGAAATCCATTTCAACAGAGTGTACCTTTGAGAACGATACCATTGATGTAAAGCGATTAAAGTCGATACTAATTGCGATGGTAGAAAAAGTGGCATTTCAGTTACGCGAGCAGAAGAAACTCACTTCGTGTGTAACGGTGAAAATACGTTATGCGAATTTTGATACGGAGACCAAACAAATACAAATTCCATACACCGCGTCTGATCATGTGTTGCTGCATACCGTAACACAACTCTTCGATAAACTCTACAACCGCAGGATGCTGATACGCCTGGTGGGTGTACGTTTAAGCGGGCTGGTTCATGGCAACCATCAGATCAGCCTGTTTGATGATACGACTGAAGGCATTCGTTTGTATGAAGCCATCGATAAGATCAAACACAAACACGGGGTAGAAAAACTGGTGCGCGCCACCACCCTGGGTGTAGGCCGCAGGGTGCGGATGGAAATGAACATGTTTAAAGGAAATTTGAGATGA
- the tnpA gene encoding IS200/IS605 family transposase, producing MSSYRQIYYHIVFGTKYRHPTIAEAHCEELYKYISGVIENKKSKLYRINGVEDHIHILSDLHPSVSLADFVKDIKVSTSIWMKESGKFPAFIGWQEGYGAFTCSVRSRDRIINYIKNQKEHHKKKSFIDEYKTLLTEHEIEFDERYLL from the coding sequence ATGAGTAGCTATCGTCAGATATATTACCACATCGTCTTCGGTACCAAGTACCGTCATCCTACAATTGCAGAAGCACACTGCGAAGAGTTGTACAAGTACATCTCCGGTGTAATCGAAAACAAAAAAAGTAAACTCTACCGCATCAACGGAGTAGAAGACCACATCCACATCCTGTCTGATCTGCATCCATCTGTATCCTTGGCCGATTTTGTAAAGGACATCAAGGTATCCACCAGTATTTGGATGAAGGAGAGTGGTAAATTCCCGGCCTTTATCGGATGGCAGGAAGGATACGGTGCATTTACATGCTCAGTACGCAGTCGTGATCGGATTATTAACTACATTAAAAACCAAAAGGAGCATCATAAAAAGAAATCGTTTATTGATGAGTATAAGACTTTGTTAACGGAACACGAAATTGAGTTTGATGAGCGATATTTATTATAA
- a CDS encoding sigma-70 family RNA polymerase sigma factor, producing the protein MSDETLMEAVKNGHLQQISVLFDRYHKRIFNFLARMTMDRDLAEDLTQNVFLRIIKYRGSYRDGMRFQSWIYQVARNVFSDHYQASKNRTSGFVDIDKMGEAIMDSYESVEQDEREKLLHKSLAMLNEEQRELLVLTRFQQMKYEEVAVIMGTTVANIKVKVHRAIQKLREHYFQLEQI; encoded by the coding sequence ATGAGCGATGAAACCCTCATGGAGGCTGTAAAAAATGGCCACCTCCAGCAAATATCTGTGCTTTTTGACCGCTACCATAAGCGCATTTTCAATTTTTTGGCACGCATGACTATGGATAGGGATTTGGCCGAAGACCTGACACAGAATGTATTCCTACGCATTATTAAATACCGGGGAAGCTACCGGGATGGTATGCGGTTTCAATCGTGGATTTATCAGGTAGCCCGCAATGTGTTTTCAGATCACTACCAGGCTTCGAAAAACAGAACCTCAGGTTTTGTGGATATAGACAAAATGGGTGAAGCGATAATGGATTCGTACGAAAGTGTGGAACAGGATGAGCGTGAAAAACTACTACATAAATCATTGGCGATGCTTAACGAAGAACAACGCGAACTTTTGGTGCTCACCCGGTTTCAGCAAATGAAGTACGAAGAGGTGGCGGTAATTATGGGTACTACTGTAGCCAATATTAAGGTAAAAGTGCATAGAGCCATTCAAAAATTAAGGGAACATTATTTTCAACTGGAACAGATATGA
- a CDS encoding 2-phosphosulfolactate phosphatase, producing the protein MKTIDVCLSPDLMHLYPVNDRTVVVVDILRATSCMVTALAHGVQSIRPFANLEECKAMKIKGYYTAGERNGEKVEGFDFGNSPFEYMADSLKGQKIAFTTTNGTQAIAKSQGAKEIIIGSFLNLSAVTEYLKKGKDSVLVVCAAWKGKVNLEDTLFAGALVENLKNLVEPDCDAPLAAQRLYNLAKKDMVDFLKDSSHVKRLNRLNIHKDIEFCLTPDQYQIIPKLVDGELVRA; encoded by the coding sequence ATGAAGACTATTGATGTTTGTCTTAGTCCGGATTTAATGCACCTGTATCCTGTAAATGATCGGACCGTTGTGGTAGTGGATATTCTGCGTGCTACATCGTGCATGGTCACTGCCCTGGCACATGGGGTGCAAAGCATACGGCCCTTTGCCAACCTGGAAGAATGTAAGGCCATGAAGATAAAAGGTTACTACACTGCCGGTGAACGCAACGGTGAAAAGGTTGAAGGGTTTGATTTCGGTAACTCTCCTTTTGAGTACATGGCGGATAGCCTGAAAGGACAAAAAATTGCTTTTACTACAACCAACGGCACGCAAGCCATTGCCAAATCACAAGGTGCTAAAGAGATCATCATTGGGTCATTTCTTAATCTTTCAGCTGTTACCGAATATCTGAAAAAAGGAAAAGATAGCGTGTTGGTGGTGTGTGCCGCGTGGAAAGGGAAAGTAAACTTAGAAGACACGCTGTTTGCCGGTGCATTAGTCGAAAACCTGAAAAATCTCGTTGAACCGGATTGTGATGCACCCCTTGCGGCACAGCGCTTATATAACCTCGCCAAAAAAGATATGGTGGATTTTTTAAAGGATTCCAGTCACGTGAAGCGATTGAACCGATTGAACATTCATAAGGACATTGAATTTTGCCTTACGCCCGATCAATACCAAATAATTCCTAAACTTGTTGATGGAGAGTTAGTGCGAGCATAA
- a CDS encoding transposase — translation MLLNEVYFWTDTIKDWNKLLEDDRYKMIIINCWKELTIRKKICIYGFVIMPNHLHILWEMLDQNGKETPYASFNKFTSHQFLGSIREQSSKKLSVYQEITIERNHRFWQRDPLAINIKSRPVAEQKLDYIHLNPLQGHWSLVRKPEDYKWSSARFYETGEDEFGIITHYRERF, via the coding sequence ATGCTTCTGAATGAAGTGTACTTCTGGACGGATACAATAAAAGATTGGAACAAACTTCTTGAAGATGATCGCTACAAAATGATCATCATTAATTGTTGGAAAGAACTAACCATCCGAAAAAAGATTTGTATTTACGGATTTGTTATTATGCCTAATCACCTGCATATTCTGTGGGAGATGCTTGATCAGAATGGAAAAGAAACACCTTATGCCAGTTTTAACAAATTCACAAGCCATCAATTTTTGGGTAGTATACGTGAGCAGTCTTCGAAAAAACTGAGCGTATACCAGGAAATTACCATTGAACGCAACCATCGCTTCTGGCAACGCGATCCGCTTGCCATTAATATAAAGTCGCGGCCAGTTGCGGAGCAGAAACTGGATTACATCCATTTGAATCCATTGCAGGGGCATTGGAGTTTGGTACGAAAACCGGAAGATTACAAATGGTCTTCTGCAAGGTTTTATGAGACCGGGGAAGATGAGTTCGGAATCATTACCCACTATCGGGAAAGATTTTAA
- the dtd gene encoding D-tyrosyl-tRNA(Tyr) deacylase codes for MIAVIQRVSSCSVEINKTIKSSIQKGLLVLLGIEDADTDEDIEWLTNKIVNLRIFNDADGVMNVSVKDDGGDILVVSQFTLHASTKKGNRPSYIRASKPDFAIPMYEKFIKTLEITLGKPVMCGEFGADMKVALVNDGPVTIVIDTKNKV; via the coding sequence ATGATAGCCGTCATCCAGCGCGTTTCTTCCTGTTCTGTTGAAATAAATAAAACCATCAAATCGTCCATTCAAAAAGGTTTATTGGTATTACTGGGTATTGAAGATGCCGATACCGATGAAGACATCGAGTGGCTTACCAACAAAATTGTAAACCTTCGCATTTTTAACGATGCCGATGGGGTAATGAATGTAAGCGTGAAAGACGATGGTGGCGATATACTGGTGGTGAGTCAGTTTACATTGCATGCAAGCACGAAGAAGGGAAACCGACCTTCGTACATCAGAGCATCTAAACCCGATTTTGCTATTCCGATGTATGAGAAATTTATCAAGACGTTAGAAATTACATTAGGTAAGCCTGTTATGTGTGGTGAGTTTGGGGCTGATATGAAAGTTGCTCTCGTCAATGATGGCCCGGTTACCATAGTTATCGATACAAAGAATAAAGTATGA
- a CDS encoding LexA family transcriptional regulator yields the protein MTIVNKNLKHLRLKHELTQKQFAEKLGLKQSVIGAYEEERATPPLNVLLDVSSIYKVSMDVLTRKDLSKLPEKEWKSSASEKEVLAITVDPSGKENVELVSQKASAGYLAGYQDTEFIAELPKINLPVLPKNKTYRAFEIQGDSMLPVQPGSVLFGEYVENLDAIKNGKPYVLVTQQEGIVFKRVFRFDDDPGKLLLVSDNRQYEPYAIAATDVLEIWSVRGYYSSKLPEGDIVVSSLTDQLALQVLRLQEQLNRKH from the coding sequence ATGACTATCGTCAATAAGAACCTCAAACACCTCCGACTCAAACACGAACTCACCCAAAAGCAGTTTGCTGAAAAACTTGGGCTGAAGCAATCCGTTATCGGGGCGTATGAAGAAGAACGTGCCACACCGCCACTCAATGTGCTGTTGGACGTGTCCAGCATATATAAAGTGAGCATGGATGTGCTTACACGAAAAGATTTAAGCAAGCTCCCCGAAAAGGAATGGAAATCATCTGCTTCAGAAAAGGAAGTTTTGGCCATTACCGTTGATCCATCAGGTAAAGAAAACGTAGAGCTTGTTTCTCAAAAGGCATCTGCTGGCTACCTGGCCGGCTATCAAGATACTGAGTTCATAGCGGAACTTCCAAAAATTAATCTTCCGGTTTTGCCAAAAAACAAAACGTATCGTGCTTTCGAAATTCAGGGCGACTCTATGCTGCCTGTTCAACCGGGCTCTGTTTTGTTTGGTGAGTATGTGGAAAACCTGGATGCTATAAAAAACGGAAAGCCTTACGTTTTGGTAACCCAGCAGGAAGGCATTGTATTCAAACGGGTTTTTCGCTTTGATGATGATCCTGGAAAGCTCCTGCTCGTTTCAGATAACCGGCAATACGAGCCTTATGCTATCGCTGCTACCGATGTACTGGAAATCTGGAGTGTGCGCGGCTATTACTCCTCTAAACTTCCTGAAGGTGACATTGTAGTTTCATCACTAACCGATCAACTTGCCTTGCAGGTGCTCCGGCTTCAGGAACAGCTCAATAGAAAACATTAA
- a CDS encoding GxxExxY protein, with amino-acid sequence MIKPEYKYSELTGKIIGCAMEVHNILGNGFQEVIYQRALSLEFILQTITHEREYEMPIFYKENHIGTRRVDFLVEDKISVEIKALIKLEPVHLAQAINYLEAYNLEVGLLINFGNTKLDFHRLQNKKFIPS; translated from the coding sequence ATGATAAAACCTGAATACAAATATTCCGAGCTTACAGGAAAAATCATTGGTTGTGCCATGGAGGTTCATAATATCTTAGGTAACGGATTTCAGGAAGTAATTTATCAGAGAGCTTTAAGCTTGGAGTTCATACTACAAACCATTACACACGAACGTGAATATGAAATGCCTATTTTCTATAAGGAAAATCATATTGGCACACGCAGGGTTGACTTTTTAGTTGAGGACAAAATAAGTGTAGAGATAAAAGCATTGATCAAGCTAGAACCTGTTCATCTTGCACAGGCCATTAATTATTTGGAGGCATATAACCTGGAAGTAGGTTTACTTATTAATTTCGGAAACACGAAACTTGATTTTCATCGACTACAGAATAAGAAATTTATTCCATCATGA
- a CDS encoding nucleotide pyrophosphohydrolase, whose translation MTIEQAQQRVDQWIKTIGVRYFNELTNMAMLTEEVGELARIIARRYGEQSEKESDKNKDLGDEMADVLWVLICLANQTGVNLTEAFQKNIEKKNTRDKDRHQQNPKLKD comes from the coding sequence ATGACTATCGAACAAGCGCAACAACGAGTCGACCAGTGGATAAAAACCATTGGTGTGCGGTACTTTAACGAACTGACCAATATGGCTATGCTTACCGAAGAAGTAGGGGAGTTGGCCCGTATCATCGCTCGCAGGTATGGTGAGCAATCTGAAAAGGAAAGCGACAAGAATAAAGACCTTGGGGATGAGATGGCCGATGTATTATGGGTGTTGATTTGCCTGGCCAATCAAACTGGAGTAAATCTCACGGAAGCGTTTCAAAAGAATATCGAAAAGAAGAATACGCGCGATAAAGACCGTCACCAGCAGAATCCAAAATTGAAAGATTAA
- the gcvT gene encoding glycine cleavage system aminomethyltransferase GcvT translates to MDIQQIPLNDLHVKLGAKMVPFAGFNMPVRYSSDIEEHMTVRNGVGVFDVSHMGEFTVKGPKALDLIQRVTSNDASKLVDGQAQYSCLPNDKGGVVDDLIVYKIKDEDYLLVVNAGNIEKDWNWISQYNTQGADLKNISDDICLFAVQGPKAVTTLQKLTRTDLSTIKYYHFTLGEFAGVPDVIMSNTGYTGAGGFEIYVHKNHAEKVWHAIFDAGKEFDIKPIGLGARDTLRLEMGFCLYGNDIDDSTSPLEAGLGWITKFTKDFTNSANIKKQKEEGVKKKLIGFKMIDRGIPRHDYLIKDASGNTIGKVTSGTMSPVLGIGIGLGYVTIELSSPGREIFIDVRGRALKAEVCKTPFV, encoded by the coding sequence ATGGACATACAGCAAATTCCCCTGAACGATTTACATGTAAAACTTGGTGCCAAAATGGTACCTTTTGCCGGCTTCAATATGCCGGTACGCTACTCCTCCGATATTGAAGAGCACATGACCGTTCGAAACGGGGTGGGTGTTTTTGATGTTTCGCACATGGGCGAATTTACCGTAAAAGGACCAAAAGCCTTAGATTTAATTCAACGTGTTACCAGTAACGATGCTTCTAAATTGGTGGATGGTCAGGCACAGTACTCTTGTCTTCCGAATGATAAAGGCGGGGTTGTTGATGATCTGATCGTTTATAAAATAAAAGATGAAGATTACTTGCTGGTAGTGAATGCCGGTAATATTGAGAAAGATTGGAACTGGATTTCGCAGTACAATACGCAAGGCGCAGATCTGAAAAACATTTCGGATGACATCTGCCTGTTTGCCGTGCAAGGCCCCAAAGCGGTAACCACATTGCAAAAATTAACCAGGACAGATTTAAGTACGATCAAATACTACCACTTTACACTTGGCGAATTTGCAGGCGTGCCTGATGTGATTATGTCGAACACGGGCTACACCGGTGCGGGTGGCTTTGAGATTTACGTACATAAAAACCACGCTGAAAAAGTATGGCATGCCATTTTTGATGCCGGAAAAGAATTTGATATTAAACCCATCGGATTAGGGGCACGCGATACGTTGCGTTTAGAGATGGGCTTCTGCCTTTACGGCAACGACATTGATGATTCAACATCGCCACTTGAAGCGGGCCTGGGATGGATCACAAAATTCACGAAAGACTTCACCAATTCCGCCAACATCAAAAAACAAAAAGAAGAAGGTGTAAAGAAAAAATTGATTGGGTTTAAAATGATTGATAGGGGCATTCCCCGTCACGATTACCTGATTAAAGATGCCTCCGGTAATACCATTGGAAAAGTAACCTCCGGAACCATGTCTCCTGTATTAGGCATTGGTATAGGGTTAGGATACGTTACAATCGAACTATCATCGCCCGGAAGGGAAATATTTATTGATGTGAGGGGACGGGCGCTAAAAGCGGAAGTTTGCAAGACCCCCTTTGTCTGA
- a CDS encoding M15 family metallopeptidase codes for MKYVLFFLISFPVLLQAQYKYGLTPVTLEQYQQQVKANPEKELIDLEKFIPGIVLDIRYATTNNFTGEVIYNLPRAYARKPVAEALKKAQEEFSRHGVKIKIYDAYRPYSATVKFYEVYRDTTYVASPYKGSRHNRGCAIDMTLVDLKTGEELKMPTEYDSFKKEAWPSTPVKDPLIKKNRDLIISVMHKHGFKVNASEWWHFDFNGWQKFEVMDIDFEKFE; via the coding sequence ATGAAGTACGTTCTGTTTTTTCTTATCTCTTTTCCGGTTCTATTGCAAGCGCAGTATAAATACGGACTTACACCGGTAACGCTTGAACAGTATCAGCAACAAGTAAAGGCCAATCCTGAAAAGGAATTAATCGACCTGGAAAAATTTATTCCGGGTATTGTGCTGGATATCCGTTACGCAACAACCAATAATTTTACTGGTGAAGTAATCTATAATCTTCCCAGAGCCTATGCCCGTAAACCTGTGGCAGAAGCCTTGAAAAAAGCGCAGGAAGAATTTTCGCGACATGGCGTTAAAATAAAAATCTATGATGCCTATCGCCCTTATTCGGCAACTGTAAAATTCTATGAAGTATACCGCGATACAACCTATGTGGCCTCACCCTACAAAGGCTCGCGGCATAACCGCGGTTGTGCTATTGACATGACCTTAGTTGATTTAAAGACAGGTGAAGAATTGAAAATGCCCACTGAATACGATTCTTTCAAGAAGGAGGCCTGGCCTTCTACACCGGTAAAAGATCCGCTAATTAAAAAGAACCGCGACCTGATAATTTCTGTCATGCACAAGCATGGCTTTAAAGTCAATGCCTCTGAATGGTGGCATTTCGATTTCAATGGTTGGCAGAAATTTGAAGTTATGGATATTGATTTTGAGAAATTTGAGTAG